From Cognatishimia activa, one genomic window encodes:
- a CDS encoding cobyric acid synthase — MTKAIMIQGTGSNVGKSMLVAGLCRAAVRRGLSVAPFKPQNMSNNAAVTSDGGEIGRAQALQALACKVPLTVHMNPVLLKPESDVGSQVVVQGKRLTTVKAREYAKLKPQLMESVLESFNLLKSQHDLVIVEGAGSPAEVNLRAGDIANMGFAQASETPVILAGDIDRGGVIAQIVGTQAVIDAKDAALIQGFLVNKFRGDPSLFDDGYAMIEDKTGWKGFGVLPYFGEAWKLPAEDALDIHGSRTDGEFHIVCLGLSRIANFDDLDPLAQEPDVRLTMLRAGQPIPGDTDLVIIPGSKSTRGDLAFLKEQGWDIDLHAHLRRGGKILGICGGYQMLGQSISDPEGIEGPAGETVGLGLLDVETLMTADKRLTETNAVHAASGQSFSGYEIHIGRTKGKDCTRPFATVDGRKEGATSADAAVMGSYLHGMFSDDGFRRAFLASLGAKAGNVSYAQTVETTLDELADHIEAHLDVDGILGAAR; from the coding sequence ATGACCAAAGCCATCATGATCCAAGGCACAGGCTCCAATGTCGGGAAGTCCATGCTTGTGGCGGGCCTGTGTCGTGCTGCTGTGCGGCGGGGGCTATCGGTTGCGCCGTTCAAACCTCAGAATATGTCTAACAACGCTGCAGTGACCTCGGATGGTGGCGAGATCGGGCGCGCTCAGGCATTGCAGGCTTTGGCGTGTAAGGTGCCATTAACCGTTCACATGAACCCGGTGCTTCTGAAACCTGAATCAGATGTCGGCTCGCAGGTGGTTGTGCAGGGCAAACGCCTCACTACAGTCAAGGCGAGGGAATATGCGAAGCTGAAACCCCAGCTCATGGAGAGTGTGCTTGAGAGCTTCAACCTACTGAAATCACAACATGATCTTGTGATTGTAGAAGGTGCTGGGAGCCCTGCAGAGGTCAATTTACGGGCCGGAGATATCGCCAACATGGGGTTCGCTCAGGCGAGCGAAACGCCCGTTATTCTTGCTGGTGACATCGATCGCGGCGGTGTGATCGCTCAGATAGTGGGCACGCAGGCGGTGATCGATGCCAAGGACGCGGCGTTGATCCAAGGGTTTCTCGTCAACAAATTCAGGGGCGATCCAAGCCTGTTCGACGACGGCTATGCCATGATTGAAGACAAGACCGGCTGGAAGGGCTTTGGGGTGCTGCCTTATTTTGGTGAAGCTTGGAAGCTTCCGGCTGAGGATGCCCTCGATATCCACGGATCGCGTACCGACGGGGAGTTTCATATTGTTTGCCTCGGCCTGTCGCGTATCGCGAATTTCGACGATCTGGATCCGCTCGCACAGGAACCCGATGTGCGCTTGACCATGCTGCGCGCTGGGCAGCCAATCCCAGGTGATACAGATCTGGTGATTATCCCCGGCAGCAAGTCGACGCGGGGCGATTTGGCATTCTTAAAAGAGCAGGGCTGGGACATCGACCTGCATGCTCACCTGCGGCGTGGTGGCAAAATACTCGGCATCTGCGGTGGTTATCAAATGCTGGGTCAAAGCATTTCAGATCCAGAAGGCATTGAGGGCCCGGCTGGGGAGACTGTTGGTCTTGGTTTGCTGGATGTGGAAACTCTCATGACAGCTGACAAGCGCCTGACAGAAACCAATGCAGTTCATGCTGCCTCTGGTCAGTCGTTTTCCGGATACGAGATTCACATTGGCCGCACAAAGGGCAAAGACTGTACTCGGCCCTTTGCGACCGTTGATGGCCGTAAGGAGGGAGCGACTTCCGCTGATGCTGCTGTGATGGGTAGCTATTTGCACGGGATGTTCTCCGATGATGGGTTTCGGAGAGCCTTCCTCGCCTCATTGGGCGCGAAAGCGGGCAATGTGAGTTACGCTCAAACTGTTGAGACAACTTTGGATGAATTAGCAGACCACATCGAAGCCCATCTGGATGTCGATGGCATCCTTGGGGCTGCTCGCTAA
- the modA gene encoding molybdate ABC transporter substrate-binding protein — MRVIALFCLIFFALPARAEVTVFAAASLRGALDEVNAEFEGDVIVSYASSAALARQIAQGAPADVYLSANPDWVQYLVDDDFVDVQKNGPILGNQLVLIGSSQSLDTTLDTLPSVLEGRNLATGLTSAVPAGIYARQALQSAGLWQGVEPHLVETDNVRAALTLVSLAEVDYALVYTTDALTAVNVRVLDHVSTSTHSPIRYAGAVLSKHQEAVNYFDFLTTEPALEIFKAHGFLTLEGAS; from the coding sequence ATGCGCGTCATCGCGTTGTTTTGCCTGATCTTTTTTGCACTGCCTGCGCGAGCGGAGGTGACGGTTTTTGCCGCTGCCAGCCTGCGCGGAGCCTTGGATGAGGTGAACGCCGAATTTGAGGGTGACGTCATTGTCTCGTATGCCAGTAGCGCAGCCCTTGCGCGTCAAATAGCACAAGGGGCTCCTGCTGATGTTTATCTGTCGGCAAATCCTGATTGGGTGCAGTATCTGGTTGATGATGACTTTGTGGACGTCCAGAAAAATGGACCAATTTTGGGCAACCAGCTGGTCTTGATTGGCTCCTCCCAATCTCTGGACACAACTCTGGATACACTTCCTTCAGTCTTAGAAGGGCGAAACCTGGCGACCGGGCTGACATCTGCCGTTCCCGCAGGGATTTACGCGCGGCAGGCATTGCAAAGCGCAGGGCTGTGGCAAGGTGTAGAGCCACACTTGGTTGAAACTGACAATGTGCGCGCCGCCCTGACTTTGGTGTCTCTGGCAGAAGTGGACTACGCCCTTGTGTACACAACAGATGCTTTGACTGCAGTAAACGTACGCGTTCTCGATCATGTATCTACAAGCACTCACAGCCCAATTCGGTATGCCGGAGCAGTTTTGAGTAAACATCAGGAAGCGGTAAATTACTTTGATTTTCTGACCACGGAACCTGCGCTCGAAATTTTTAAGGCCCACGGATTTCTCACTCTGGAAGGGGCGTCTTAG
- the modB gene encoding molybdate ABC transporter permease subunit: MGESFLSPESWSAVVLSLRVSLVATMLSLPLAIWVAHLLARKDFWGKQLLNGIVHLPLVMPPVVTGYLLLLTFGRRSSIGQFMEETFGLVLAFRWTGAALAAAVMAFPLMVRAIRLAIEAVDPKLEEAAATLGAGRWFTFVNVTLPLILPGVIAGGVLGFAKAMGEFGATITFVSNIPGQTQTIPSAIYSALQVPGQESDVLKLVGLSVLLAMGALIASEWIARRQRRRMISS, translated from the coding sequence GTGGGGGAGAGTTTTTTAAGCCCCGAGAGCTGGTCAGCGGTCGTACTTTCGCTGCGGGTTTCACTTGTGGCAACAATGCTGAGCCTGCCCTTGGCCATTTGGGTTGCTCATCTGCTTGCGCGCAAAGACTTCTGGGGAAAGCAGCTATTGAATGGGATTGTGCATCTGCCTTTGGTGATGCCGCCCGTCGTGACCGGCTATTTGCTGTTACTGACCTTTGGTCGGCGTTCATCTATTGGACAATTTATGGAAGAGACCTTTGGGCTGGTACTGGCGTTTCGCTGGACCGGCGCGGCTTTGGCTGCTGCTGTGATGGCGTTTCCTTTGATGGTACGCGCTATTCGTTTGGCTATCGAAGCGGTAGATCCCAAGCTTGAAGAGGCAGCCGCGACTTTGGGGGCGGGGCGTTGGTTCACATTTGTTAATGTGACGCTGCCGTTGATCTTGCCGGGCGTCATCGCGGGCGGTGTTCTGGGGTTTGCCAAAGCCATGGGAGAATTTGGGGCAACCATCACTTTTGTCAGCAATATTCCTGGTCAGACGCAAACGATCCCTTCTGCAATCTACTCAGCTTTACAAGTGCCCGGGCAGGAAAGCGATGTTCTGAAACTGGTTGGTCTTTCGGTGCTACTTGCAATGGGTGCTCTGATTGCTTCTGAATGGATTGCGCGTCGGCAACGGCGGCGGATGATTTCCTCATGA
- the modC gene encoding molybdenum ABC transporter ATP-binding protein, with protein MTLSVSISSNLDQFALEVDFQAPRGVTAIFGASGSGKTTIINAIAGLHRPDRGQISFDDDVFFSSDKEVDLPVSKRRLGYVFQDHRLFPHMTVVANLKFARRARKLGRQDGQFDRIIDLLGLSNVLERYPVDLSGGEKQRVAIGRALLSDPKVLLLDEPLASLDQTRRLEILPYLERLRDTTQLPILYVSHSVSEVARLANHVVLLDRGQQGKTGTVSEVFSDPQSAQYVAQSDLGAVLFARFVKVHDDGVSELMTSGGGRLFVNQQLPKSDHKVRVRIKAQDVMLSLSQPEGISALNSLQGHISDIQSSATGGVLVQIECGEDFILSRITERSRRQLCLEVGQEIFAILKTVSMAQNDIGYRNN; from the coding sequence ATGACGCTTTCGGTTTCAATCAGCAGCAACCTAGATCAATTTGCACTCGAAGTGGACTTTCAGGCCCCACGAGGCGTGACCGCCATTTTCGGTGCATCAGGTTCTGGAAAAACCACGATTATCAATGCAATCGCCGGTCTCCATCGTCCTGATCGAGGGCAGATTTCTTTTGACGATGACGTGTTCTTTTCCTCCGACAAGGAGGTTGATCTGCCTGTTTCCAAACGGAGATTGGGGTATGTGTTTCAGGATCATCGGCTCTTTCCTCATATGACCGTTGTGGCAAACCTGAAGTTTGCACGGCGCGCACGTAAACTTGGACGCCAAGACGGGCAATTTGACAGGATCATCGACTTGCTTGGGCTAAGCAATGTCCTGGAGCGATATCCCGTTGATTTGAGCGGTGGCGAAAAGCAAAGGGTCGCCATAGGGCGGGCATTGCTTTCTGATCCTAAAGTTTTGCTGCTTGATGAACCCTTGGCATCGTTGGATCAAACGCGTCGGCTGGAAATTCTGCCTTATCTAGAACGTCTGAGAGATACCACTCAGCTACCAATCCTCTACGTGAGCCATTCCGTGAGCGAAGTGGCGCGCTTGGCCAATCATGTTGTGCTTCTGGATCGGGGACAGCAAGGAAAAACCGGAACGGTTTCTGAAGTGTTTTCAGACCCACAATCAGCGCAGTATGTTGCGCAATCTGATCTTGGTGCAGTTTTGTTTGCCCGCTTCGTGAAGGTACATGATGACGGCGTGAGCGAGTTGATGACATCGGGGGGTGGACGCCTTTTTGTAAACCAACAACTCCCTAAGTCTGATCATAAAGTCAGAGTGCGGATCAAGGCGCAGGATGTGATGCTAAGTCTTTCACAACCTGAAGGAATTTCAGCGCTGAACAGTTTGCAAGGCCACATTAGTGACATTCAAAGCAGCGCCACAGGCGGGGTGTTGGTGCAAATAGAATGCGGCGAAGACTTCATTTTATCTCGCATCACTGAAAGATCGCGCCGACAGCTGTGTCTTGAAGTGGGGCAAGAGATATTTGCTATCTTGAAAACGGTCTCCATGGCACAGAATGACATTGGTTATCGCAACAACTGA
- a CDS encoding DMT family transporter, with amino-acid sequence MELWIVLSVMAALFQAVRFMLQKHLSQIKLSASGATFARFVYSAPIAVVAAALYFNSNGTPLPALDLGFWGYGALGGFAQIAATVCTVLLFGRRNFAVGLTFKKTEVMMAAVIGLLFLGDLISPFGFLALCVGLAGVLVLSGPMEVEGHWWQRLLTPSAMLGLSAGALFGVSGVSYRAASLTVPSADPFERAILTLAVVTTMQMVGMAVWLFLRDREEITRVLSTWRTAIFVGITSLAGSFCWFAAFTLQNAAYVKAVGQIELIFGFAASSLFFKEKITRREVMGIALIATSVLVLVIYA; translated from the coding sequence ATGGAGCTTTGGATCGTCTTGTCGGTGATGGCTGCGCTGTTTCAGGCCGTGCGTTTCATGCTGCAAAAACACCTTAGCCAGATCAAGCTCAGCGCCTCTGGGGCGACATTTGCCCGCTTTGTCTATTCGGCACCGATCGCTGTCGTTGCAGCAGCGCTTTACTTTAACTCCAATGGCACTCCGCTTCCCGCCCTTGATTTGGGGTTTTGGGGATACGGCGCACTGGGTGGGTTTGCCCAAATCGCAGCAACGGTTTGTACTGTTCTGTTGTTTGGCCGCAGAAACTTCGCAGTTGGCCTGACCTTTAAGAAAACCGAAGTCATGATGGCCGCTGTCATCGGGCTCCTGTTTCTTGGCGATCTCATTTCTCCGTTTGGCTTCCTGGCGCTTTGCGTTGGATTGGCGGGGGTGTTGGTGTTGTCTGGTCCAATGGAAGTCGAAGGCCATTGGTGGCAACGCCTTTTAACACCTTCAGCAATGCTGGGCCTGTCAGCGGGCGCATTGTTCGGCGTGTCGGGGGTTTCCTACCGCGCTGCAAGTTTGACTGTACCAAGTGCGGATCCATTTGAACGTGCAATCCTCACGCTTGCCGTTGTGACAACCATGCAGATGGTTGGTATGGCGGTCTGGCTTTTCTTGAGGGACCGCGAAGAAATCACACGTGTTCTCAGCACATGGCGCACCGCGATCTTTGTGGGCATTACAAGTCTTGCAGGCTCATTTTGTTGGTTTGCAGCCTTCACCTTGCAAAACGCGGCCTACGTCAAAGCCGTTGGGCAAATCGAATTGATTTTTGGCTTTGCTGCTTCATCTTTGTTTTTCAAAGAGAAAATCACGAGGCGTGAGGTGATGGGCATTGCTTTAATTGCCACGAGCGTTCTGGTTCTCGTGATCTACGCCTAG
- a CDS encoding NUDIX hydrolase: MTIDKTAIRDAATIIVLRDRETAPKVLMGQRGSKAAFMPNKFVFPGGAVDREDHAVPLATPPSDINSVRLMEDLRPETPESIGTALFAAAIRELWEETGLVLGTQADWPIHPNEDWREYAATGHLPHASGLKFVFRAITPPGRPRRFDARFFLVDAADLSGDLDDFSRASDELSHLQWVPLDQARGYDLPFITEVVLAEVEGRLHEKGLPDTVPFFKNTDEAGLFTRLYGRTPTEADLGG, from the coding sequence ATGACCATCGATAAGACCGCCATTCGCGACGCAGCGACCATCATCGTTCTGCGTGATCGAGAAACGGCTCCGAAGGTATTGATGGGCCAGCGGGGCTCCAAAGCGGCATTTATGCCAAACAAGTTTGTCTTTCCCGGCGGCGCGGTTGATCGGGAAGATCACGCAGTGCCACTGGCCACACCTCCAAGCGACATAAATTCTGTGCGCCTTATGGAAGACCTGCGTCCAGAGACACCTGAAAGCATCGGCACTGCGCTTTTTGCGGCAGCTATTCGGGAGCTTTGGGAAGAAACCGGTTTGGTACTGGGCACACAGGCAGATTGGCCCATTCATCCCAACGAGGATTGGCGTGAGTATGCCGCGACGGGGCACCTGCCCCATGCTTCTGGTCTAAAGTTTGTTTTCCGCGCCATCACCCCTCCGGGTCGTCCCCGCCGCTTTGATGCGCGGTTTTTCCTTGTGGATGCGGCAGACCTCTCCGGTGATCTCGATGACTTCTCGCGCGCTAGCGATGAACTCTCCCACCTTCAGTGGGTGCCTCTGGATCAAGCGCGCGGCTATGATCTTCCCTTTATCACTGAAGTGGTTCTCGCAGAGGTCGAAGGGCGCTTGCATGAAAAAGGTCTTCCGGACACAGTTCCCTTCTTCAAGAACACAGATGAAGCCGGATTGTTCACGCGCCTCTACGGCCGCACGCCGACCGAAGCCGATTTGGGTGGTTAA
- a CDS encoding EF-hand domain-containing protein — MKRAVLISGVTAMALALTAGVAAAKGGHGGKHGPKMSFEQLDANGDGQVTKEEIAAAATARFNEVDTNGDGNLSAEELAAASERAKEERIAKMIEKRDENGDGVLSQAEMQPDTDRTDRMFERLDANDDGVISAEEFEQMKDRRQGKRGDKEKRGDSDDS; from the coding sequence ATGAAACGTGCAGTATTGATCTCCGGTGTAACAGCAATGGCTCTGGCTTTGACCGCAGGCGTGGCAGCCGCGAAGGGCGGCCACGGTGGCAAACACGGTCCAAAGATGAGTTTTGAGCAGCTTGATGCAAATGGCGACGGGCAAGTGACCAAGGAAGAAATCGCAGCAGCAGCCACAGCGCGCTTTAACGAAGTTGACACCAATGGCGACGGCAACCTCTCTGCAGAAGAGCTGGCAGCGGCGTCAGAGCGTGCAAAAGAAGAGCGCATCGCTAAGATGATCGAAAAGCGCGACGAGAATGGCGATGGTGTTCTGAGCCAGGCAGAAATGCAGCCTGATACAGATCGCACCGACCGCATGTTCGAGCGTCTGGATGCCAATGATGATGGTGTGATCAGTGCCGAAGAATTTGAGCAGATGAAAGATCGCCGCCAAGGCAAGCGTGGCGACAAGGAAAAGCGCGGCGATAGCGACGATAGCTGA
- a CDS encoding RNA polymerase sigma factor: MEMPRDSFQDTSDEALLVLYANGDPNAARVLTMRLTPKVMGHAYRMLGDRAEAEDTAQEALIRLWKLAPEWRQGEAKVTTWLYRVVANLCTDKLRKTRGVALDAVPEPEDETASAAEQMQHKSRLDALQAGLNTLPERQKQAVILRHIEGLSNPEIAEIMEVGVEAVESLTARGKRALAKALAGRKEELGYSDG; the protein is encoded by the coding sequence ATGGAAATGCCGCGAGATAGCTTTCAGGACACCAGCGATGAGGCGCTGTTGGTACTTTACGCCAATGGTGACCCCAATGCCGCGCGTGTTCTGACGATGCGTTTGACTCCCAAAGTGATGGGCCATGCCTATCGCATGCTTGGGGATCGCGCCGAAGCGGAAGACACGGCTCAGGAAGCGCTGATCCGGCTCTGGAAGCTGGCACCTGAGTGGCGGCAGGGGGAGGCGAAGGTCACAACCTGGCTTTATCGCGTCGTCGCGAACCTCTGCACCGACAAGCTACGAAAGACACGCGGCGTGGCGCTGGATGCAGTGCCAGAACCTGAAGACGAAACCGCCAGCGCAGCAGAGCAGATGCAACACAAATCGCGTCTGGATGCTTTGCAAGCGGGGTTGAACACATTGCCAGAACGGCAAAAACAAGCGGTTATTCTGCGCCATATCGAAGGGTTGAGTAATCCTGAGATCGCAGAGATCATGGAGGTCGGCGTAGAAGCCGTCGAAAGCCTGACCGCACGAGGAAAACGCGCTTTGGCCAAAGCACTGGCCGGTCGCAAAGAGGAATTGGGGTATTCTGATGGCTGA
- a CDS encoding periplasmic heavy metal sensor → MSDQTPQPRAPMRRSLRVLLFASLAANLIVVGLVAGAVFGNKKGGDKPPRDADFMGAYTRALPDQDRRAIGRAIRDHHRNSGITREQARKQFQEMLGLIRATPFDADAMRGRMLEQAKSSFDRRQAAQDIWLQRVEQMTDAERQDYADQIEAQLKRAPKGKPKGTN, encoded by the coding sequence ATGAGTGATCAGACACCTCAGCCCCGTGCACCGATGCGCCGCAGCCTGCGGGTCCTTCTGTTTGCCTCTCTCGCCGCGAACCTAATAGTTGTTGGCTTGGTGGCAGGTGCGGTCTTTGGCAATAAAAAAGGTGGGGATAAACCACCACGCGATGCCGATTTCATGGGGGCCTATACCCGGGCATTGCCAGACCAAGATCGCCGGGCCATTGGACGCGCCATCAGAGATCATCATCGCAATTCCGGGATCACACGCGAGCAGGCGCGGAAGCAGTTTCAGGAGATGCTTGGACTGATCCGAGCAACGCCATTTGATGCAGATGCGATGAGAGGACGGATGTTAGAGCAGGCGAAATCATCCTTTGACCGCCGCCAAGCCGCGCAGGATATTTGGCTGCAGCGGGTGGAGCAGATGACGGATGCCGAACGCCAGGATTATGCGGATCAAATTGAAGCGCAGCTGAAACGTGCTCCAAAGGGCAAGCCCAAGGGCACTAACTAA
- a CDS encoding diguanylate cyclase gives MPGKLLIVDSIATNRIVLKVRLTNAVYEVLQAENAADAQRVLAKATPDLILINVQLDDCDSVDFCKLLRDQKQTAFIPIVLITSEDDRTERLRALKSGANDVLVRPMDEVVLLARLRSLLRSHESVEENQLRERTNEALGFAEPSSAFTPRSSIHLATPEAATSVRWASLLKPILPYKITSRIHGDTLKDISHAPSPDVFVIAVDPLEPEPGLRLVAEIRARTVTRHAGILVMLEQEDRETVVDAMDLGASDVMLHGFDADELSLRVSNLVSQKRFSDNLRANLTSGLQAAVTDPLTGLFNRRYAMPHLSRLQDQAMRKGRQFAVLLADLDHFKAVNDQFGHAAGDEVLSETARRMREHLRAIDLVARIGGEEFLIVLSETNLERSQATASRLCALLRDRPIPLTHQSSEVPITMSVGVTMGGKGYPDLPVEDLLRQADKALYEAKALGRDQVCISKLAA, from the coding sequence ATGCCCGGCAAACTACTGATTGTGGATAGTATTGCGACAAACCGTATTGTCCTGAAAGTCAGGTTAACAAATGCGGTTTATGAGGTGTTGCAGGCGGAAAATGCAGCTGATGCGCAGCGGGTTTTGGCCAAGGCGACTCCCGACCTGATCTTAATAAATGTTCAGCTGGATGATTGTGATTCAGTGGACTTCTGCAAGTTGCTTCGAGACCAAAAGCAAACAGCGTTCATTCCAATTGTACTCATCACCAGTGAAGATGACCGCACCGAGCGACTGCGGGCCCTGAAATCAGGTGCGAATGACGTTTTGGTGCGCCCGATGGACGAAGTGGTGTTGTTGGCGCGCTTGCGCAGTTTGCTCAGATCACATGAAAGCGTTGAAGAAAACCAGCTGCGCGAGCGGACGAATGAGGCACTGGGTTTTGCAGAACCCAGCTCTGCCTTCACGCCCCGCTCAAGTATTCATCTAGCGACACCAGAGGCCGCGACCAGCGTGCGATGGGCCTCTTTATTGAAACCGATCCTACCCTACAAAATCACATCCCGTATTCATGGAGATACGTTGAAGGACATATCCCATGCACCTTCGCCGGATGTTTTTGTGATCGCGGTCGATCCGCTCGAACCTGAGCCGGGACTGCGACTTGTCGCGGAAATCAGAGCACGAACGGTCACGCGACACGCAGGTATCTTGGTCATGCTAGAGCAGGAGGACAGAGAAACCGTCGTGGACGCTATGGATCTTGGTGCAAGCGATGTTATGCTTCACGGATTTGATGCCGATGAGCTGAGCCTGAGAGTGTCCAATCTGGTGAGCCAGAAACGTTTCTCGGACAATCTGCGAGCAAATCTAACCAGTGGGCTTCAAGCGGCGGTCACGGACCCTCTGACAGGCTTGTTCAACCGTCGATACGCCATGCCGCATCTCAGTCGGTTGCAAGATCAGGCCATGCGTAAAGGACGCCAATTCGCGGTGCTACTTGCTGATTTGGACCACTTCAAAGCGGTGAACGATCAATTTGGGCATGCCGCGGGTGATGAAGTTCTTTCCGAAACAGCGCGTCGGATGCGAGAGCACCTACGTGCCATCGATCTTGTGGCGCGCATTGGTGGTGAAGAGTTTCTGATCGTGCTGTCTGAAACAAATCTGGAAAGATCGCAGGCCACGGCGTCCAGACTTTGCGCTCTTTTGCGCGACAGGCCGATTCCCCTGACGCATCAAAGCTCAGAAGTTCCAATTACTATGAGCGTCGGAGTGACAATGGGCGGAAAGGGCTATCCAGATCTTCCTGTCGAGGATCTGCTTCGGCAGGCTGACAAAGCGTTGTATGAAGCCAAAGCGCTGGGGCGAGATCAGGTTTGCATCTCTAAACTCGCCGCCTGA
- a CDS encoding DUF3572 domain-containing protein, which yields MKLSFSSESAETLALNALGWLAGNEELMPVFMGATGASIDDLKGRAGDPAFLASVLDFITMDDQWVVAFCDSQQLEYTAPMMARQALPGGEQVNWT from the coding sequence ATGAAATTGTCTTTTTCTTCAGAATCTGCCGAAACCCTCGCCCTAAACGCCCTTGGCTGGCTGGCAGGCAACGAAGAGCTGATGCCCGTGTTCATGGGAGCGACGGGTGCCTCGATTGACGATTTAAAAGGAAGAGCCGGTGATCCCGCTTTTCTGGCTTCAGTACTCGATTTCATTACGATGGATGATCAATGGGTTGTGGCATTCTGTGACAGTCAGCAGCTCGAATATACTGCACCTATGATGGCGCGTCAGGCGTTGCCAGGCGGTGAGCAGGTCAACTGGACCTAA
- a CDS encoding HAD family hydrolase encodes MTIQALLFDKDGTLFDFSKTWNNYTLGVIEHFAAGSAERMQWIAETIEFDLVGCAFLPTSPIIAGTNREAAELLASAIDGKDADEVEIYLSESAKHVPLAPVLPLKPYLSDLKENGFALGVVTNDSEQAARDHLRSAEALDVFDFVAGYDSGFGEKPDPDPLLAFAQQIKSTPDKVAMIGDSTHDLIAGRRAGMVTIGVLTGLATETVLAEFADVILPDISHIPDWLTSA; translated from the coding sequence GTGACCATCCAAGCCCTTTTGTTCGACAAAGACGGCACGCTCTTTGATTTCAGTAAAACCTGGAACAATTACACTTTGGGGGTGATTGAGCACTTTGCTGCGGGCAGTGCCGAGCGAATGCAATGGATCGCTGAGACCATCGAGTTTGATCTCGTGGGCTGCGCGTTCTTGCCAACAAGTCCGATCATCGCAGGCACCAATCGAGAAGCTGCGGAATTACTGGCGTCAGCCATCGATGGCAAAGACGCTGACGAGGTCGAGATCTATTTGTCCGAAAGTGCAAAGCACGTGCCCCTGGCACCGGTGCTTCCGCTGAAGCCATATTTAAGTGACCTCAAAGAAAATGGTTTCGCTTTGGGTGTTGTCACAAATGACTCCGAGCAGGCTGCGCGAGATCATCTTCGGTCCGCCGAAGCGCTTGATGTGTTTGATTTCGTTGCTGGGTATGACAGCGGATTTGGCGAAAAACCTGATCCCGACCCACTCCTGGCCTTCGCACAGCAGATCAAGTCCACGCCGGATAAGGTGGCAATGATTGGGGACAGCACCCATGATTTGATTGCAGGGCGGCGCGCGGGCATGGTGACGATTGGCGTGCTGACGGGACTGGCAACTGAGACTGTATTGGCCGAGTTTGCAGATGTAATCCTTCCAGATATCAGCCATATTCCTGATTGGCTGACCTCGGCCTGA